The Fusobacterium necrophorum subsp. necrophorum genome includes the window ACTAGACAAATATCTGAACAAATTGAAGATATATATGGCTTTGAATGTTCTGAAAGCTTCATCTCTAATGTTACTGATAAAATATTACAAGATATTCAAGATTGGCAAAATAGACCCCTAGATGAAGTCTATCCAATTATCTTCATTGATGCAACACACTTTTCTGTTAGAGAAGATAATAGAATTAAGAAAATAGCTGCTTATGTAGTATTAGGAATATCAAAAGATGGAATGAAAGAAGTACTTAGTTTAGAGATAGGAGAAAATGAAAGCAGTAAATATTGGTTAGGAGTTTTAAATGGATTAAAAAATAGAGGTATTAAAGATATCATGGTAATCTGCGCTGATGGATTAACAGGAATAAAAGAAGCTATTGCAGCTGCATTCCCACAAACAGAGTATCAACGTTGTGTAGTTCATCAAGTAAGAAATACTTTAAAATATGTATCGTACAAAGAGAAAAAAGAATTTGCCTCATATTTAAAAAGTATATATCTAGCAGTAACAGAAACACAAGCTATGGAAAATCTAGATAAAGTAACAGAAAAATGGGAAGAAAAATATCCAAATACAATGACAAGTTGGTATCAAAATTGGGATGTTTTAACACCAATATTTAAATTTTCATTAGAGGTAAGAAAAGTAATATATACAACAAATGCAATAGAAAGCTTAAATAGTACTTACAAGAAATTAAATAGACAAAAAACAGTATATCCAAGCGATAAAGCACTATTAAAAGTATTGTATTTATCAACAATGGAAGCAACAAAGAAATGGAATCAACCACTAAGAAATTGGGGAAAAGTATATGGAGAATTTAGTATAATGTATGAGGGAAGATTTAGAGATTAAAAAGAAAAGGTACTCAAAAATTGAATACCTTAATCTTGACATATTAAAAATATTGTATTAATATATTAAAAAAATTAATTAAATAATTCTAATCATAGAAGATAGAGTTTACAGAAATTTTTTCACAGTCTCGAAATTTTTTCACAGTCTCTAGCTTTTTAGTGATCCAAGTTCTGAATACGATTATTTGAAGAGACTCTCTAATAATCTAATTTATAACTTAGAGCAAAAGGAAAGAAGAAGAGTGTAATCTCCAATCTTTATGTCCAAGATTATCCTTCCTTCTTCTTTTGATTATCATTCTCCTTTTTAATTAATTTTTTTATACGAAATAGAGTTGTTTTAGATAACCCAGTATTTTTCTTACAATCTGAAATTTTTATTGCTTTATTTATCCAGGCGTTAATGTATCTTTTATCTTCTGAAGATAAGTTTTCAATTTTTGAAGGTCTTCCAACTACTTTATTTTTTTTCTTAGATACTTTCCTTCCTTTCTCGTCGACTGGAAGAGCTGCATAGCCTTCTCTTTGTCTTGTTAAAATTTTATCTCTTTCTTTTTCAGCAAAATATCCTAGTAAGTGTAATATAAGAGGTTGTATTAACTCAATTTCTATTTCTGATTTATCTTTTGTTGACAGTAGAGGATTTTCTAGAAATTCTAAAAAACAGCCTTTATTTTTAACAAGTTCAAAATTCTCTTTTAGTTCCTTATTATTTCTTCCCATTCTATCTAATTCTTTTATGACTATGGTATCTCCTATAACAAGTTTAGCCATTAAACTATTCCAGGAAGTTCTATTAAAATTTTTACCTGATTCTCTGTCTATAAAAATATTGATTGGATCCACTCCAGCTAATTTTAAAGCTTCCATTTGTCTATCTTCACTTTGACTTTTGTGACTAATTCTTATATATCCGTATTTCATCTTCCTATTCCTTTATCTCTCTTTTTTTGAAAAGGAGTTTTAATTGTTTGAAATTCTGCTAGTTCTTTTTTCCAGTCTTGGCTCAAATGTTTAAAATAAAACTCAAAAGTATGTTCTAAAGAAGTTGCAACAAAAGAAATAATTTTACTATAGTCTTTTTTAGTTTGTGCTAATTCTAACGAGTCATAATATTCTAATCTATCCTCATTGCGAACAATACAAATAGGATACCCTTTTTTCATCAGTTCAAAGTTCATGATAAGTCTTCCAGTTCTTCCATTTCCATCTGAAAAAGGATGAATTTTTTCAAAGTCGGCATGAAATTTAGCAACTTTTTCAATCAAGTTTTCCTTTGTATTTTTATTATAATTTTCAATCAATTGATTTAACTCATATTCTACTTGAAAAGGAGAAGCAGTTTGAACAGTTGTATGCCCAATAGAATTATAATACTTTTTAAATACCCCAGCATTCAAAGGATCAATTCCACTTAAAACAAGACTGTGAAAATCTTTTATTAGTTTTATACTTAACTCTGTTCCATAGTTTACTTCTTCTTTTAAAAAATTAAGAGCATACTCTTGCCCTTTTACTTCTAAATGTTCTTGTAAAGATTTCCCTTTTACTGTGATTCCATATTCTAAAATCACATCAGTTTCTCTTAATGTAAGTGTATTCCCTTCGATAGCATTACTATGATAGATATAGTTTGTTTTTAATTCTGCTTCTAATTTACGAACAATAGAATCCTCCAAAGGTCTTTTAGTGTCTAAAAATTTTTTATATAGTTCTAGGCTTATTTGTTTCTGAGTATTCATATAATGATCTCCTTTTTATAAGAACTTTTCTCAATACAATCTTTTATCTTCCTCTAAAATTTGTCTGAATTTTTCTTTCTATCTTTTTTTACATCATATCACATATAGTATCAAAAAGTCTATGTTTATTTAAAGTAATTTTGATATTATTTTTTTGGAAAATTTTATTTGAAAAATAGGTAATTTACAATTATGTTAAAAAGTATACTTTTTTGGATAATTTCTATATTGTCATACATAACTTTATTGAGATACAAAAATTACTTGATATACATTTAGAAAAATGATTTTATAGCTAAAAGGGGTGTAAGGAGTGAGGATATGAAAAAAAATAATAGAGGGGAAACACAAGCAATAAGTTTAAGGGTAGATGTATCTCTACTTGAAGAGGTGAAAAAAATTGTAGATACACTTTCTATCAGTACAACAGAATTTATTCGTAGAGCTATAGAAAAAGAAGTTAAAGAAACAAAAGACGATTTTTTCTATATGTTATTACAAGTAGATTATTGTTCAGAAGAAGAAAGTAATGAAATTATAAAGGAATTAAAAACATTGAAGAAAGAAGATTTAGAGGTTGCTGAAAGAATAATATTACCTCTAAATGACCTTTATATGGAAGAATAATAAATGCAAAAAAATCAAACACCTTTTGAGTTAGTAGTAGATGTGAGTAATACAGCCAAAACTTTTTTAAAAAAAAGCCAATTGGAGATTTCAAAAAATCTCAAAGGAACTTCTAAAAGTTCCTCATAGATATGTACTCTTCACAATTCCCAAAGAATGTAGACCTTTTTTTGCCTAGATCGGAACCTATTACGACAACTCTCTTTCGGAATCAAACAAATTTTTGATTATCCATTTCAGAATATTCCTAAAAAAAGAAAAAAGAACACTGGAAAATATTCTAAAAACTATTTTACAAAATCCGATATTCTACACTATGGACTCATTACTGTAATTCATTCTTTTGGCCAAGATTTGAAATGGAATTCCCATGTGCATGCGATTTTTTTAAATATTTTACTCCTTCTTTCCATTTATAATTTCCTAAAGAAAATTAAAAATCCCAAAAAACTAATTTAAGGAGAAGTGCTTGATTGCTATAATCTTCTTTCTCATGAGCTGGATCATAGTATCCAATGCAATAAGATCCTGTTCTTTGAAAGAATTGATTTCACTTTCTTCCTTTATCAAATTTTCGATCCATAAGTCATTTCCATGACAAAATTTATATTTCTCTTTCGGAATATATGGCTCTTCTATTTTTTTCCAACATTGGAAGAAGAAGTATATTCTTTCTTTTGGATCTTTAATATATAAAGCTCCCATATAATTTCCTCCTTTTGTAATAGCTATCTAGAATTTCCTTCTTTCCCCTCTTTCATTTTTCTTTCTCAGGGATTTTTTATAGAAGATACTTTTTCTCTTACTTTTTCAAAATGAATTCCATCGATACAGAAATCATATAAAAATTTTTTCAATCCCTCCGCTTGATTTGTTTCATAATAAGCTATTAATTTTTCTTTGAATTCTTTTTGTTTTTCAATAGGAATTGAAAGTAAGCCCACTCCATTTTGTATCATGATTTGATTGGCTGCAAGAGTAGCAATTCTTTTATTTCCATCATAAAAAAGCTGTTGTCTGGATAAATACAAAAACATACTAATTGCCCTTTCTGTAGGAGACTTTATTTCTAAAATCTTCTTCATATTTTCTTTTACTTCTTCTATATCAGGTCTTTCTTCGGGTTTCCAAGAAGTCCCTCCCATATTCACTCCAGAAATTCTAATCACTCCGGGAAAAGGAATCACATTAGCCTCTCCTAAATATTGATGTAACTTGCACAAATACCCTAAATCAATTGGATACTCTACATTTTCTAATAAAAAATTCCAAGCATGCTTTAAATTCACTACACTATTGATGTCTTTAATATACATGTTTTGAACTGCCATTCCTTCTATGATAATTTCAGTTTCCGGATAAGTAACAGCAATCCCTTCTAAATTTGCAGATTTCCAAATACTATCTACCATATTTCTTTTTGCTACAAAAATATTTTCTTCTAAAGTCATGTTATATTTATCTTTCATATTTTTCCTCTTTGTTCTTTTTTAGAAATTATATCACATTTATCTTGATAAATCATTTGTTTTTACTAATTTCTTTGCCCATGGATTTCTAGCTTCTCTGACTTCTTTTTCTTCTCTAACTGTAGGCAGAATATAATTCTTAACTTCATGATCTAAAAAAGAAGCAGGTTTTTTTCCCTGCTTCTTCCATGAATATCAGAACTTGTAATGAAGTCTAAGACTGTAATTGACATCTGATTTCCTATTCCCTTGATATTCTGCTCGGAAAGTAACTCCATAGGTATTTTCCTTTTCATAGCCAATCTCTGTTCCAACAGAAACTCGACTTCTTCGATGTTCCGGTTCTGTTAAATCATAATATCCTGCTCCAGAATCTTGAAGCTTTGCTTTGTTTGCAGAAGTATATAATTTTGTGGCATCATAAAAATATTGTGCATCTGCTTTCAAAACTGCTTGATGCGTATCTTTGATTGGAATAATATATTTTGTTTCTACCCCGATATTTGGAGTCATTACAAAGTAATCTTTTCCTTTCACTTGTAATTTTAATGCATTTCCACTTTCTGAAACTTTAAAAATATGTCCATAGGAAGCATCGATACCGGCATAAGGTCGTACAGACCATTTCGTATTGATATCATAGTCGTAGAATACTCTATTTTTCCAAGAAATTTCTCCGGACCAGAATCTTGCTCTGTATTGATACTTGTCTTCTCCTATGTAACTATTTCTTGTCGTTCTGTGACGACTTAGACTTAATTCTGCTCTTGATAACCATTTCCATTGCGCATTGTCATCTTCTCGATCCAAAGCTCGTTGATAATGGAATCCTAGCTTTCCGGAAAGAACTTTTTCTTTGGAATCCTTACTTGTCTCTCCTTTGAAATCAAAATCACTACCTAGTAATCCTGCAGACCAACCATACTTTCCTCCATATCGGAATCCTTCTCGATCATTCAAATACAATACTCCCACAGAGCTATAATCGTATCCGGCCACTCCGAAAGTATTATCTCGATGTTTTCCTTTGGAATTGATAATACTGAACTTATTGACATCTCTTGTCACATTGTAGGAATCCAACACTTCTCGATATGATTTTTCAAAAATAGATTCTACTGTCTTCATTCTTTCTTGAATATTAGAATAGACATCTCCACGAACATTTGCGATTGCTTGCGCAAATTCACCATGGGTTGTAATGTTATCCAAAGATTTGAAAATATCGGAAGATTTTCCTTCTGGAAGATGTTGTCGAACCTTTTCTAAACCGGAAGCTAAGTTCTTGTATTTTTCTCCTACAATCAATGTTTGATAAGGAATTCTTACCATCACAATATCCTTCGTGGAAGCCGCTCCATGTTCCGATTTGCTTCCATCCGATATCTTTGCAATCCATGACACAGATTGCGATTTAATCTCTCCTGAGAATGTTCCAATTCCTTGGTGTGGAGTTCGGAAGACATCTTGAATGGTAATCTTTTGTTCGTTAGTTCCTTTTGAGAAATTCGGTGTTACAAAGGCAACTCCACGGATACTTCTTGCATCGATCACTGTTTTTCCGGTACTTACATCAATTCCCAATCCTTGCATAGTAAGATCTCCATCAATGCTGATTTTTCCTCCTGTAATGACTCGATCTCCTATGGTTACTTCTCCTTTATCGGTCACCTTAATTCCACCAATATTAGCTGCTGCATTGGTTCCCGGTTTATCTTGCGCTTTTCCTCCTCCTGCACCAATATGAATTCTTCCCGTAGTACCATTATATAAAGTTGCAGTTCCAGCGACATAAATTCCTGTAGCTTCATTTGTTACATAAATATCTCCTTCATTTTTGATTGTTCCACTGTAAGCAGCAATTCCAAAGGAAACATTCTTCTCTGTTGCTCCCGTAGCTGTTGCTTTTCCATCTACGTTGATTGTAGCTCCATTTTCTACAGTAATTCCGGCAACTCCTTTTCCTGTCATAATTCCATAAGCACCATTTTTAACATCTAGAGTACTTCCTGATGTTAAAACAATGTTTCCTCCATTCATTCCATAAATTCCTACAGAAAGAGGTTTATCCACCGTCATATGACCATGATACGAGATATCAGAAGCATCTCCAAAAATTCCAATGGAATTCTTGTTTACATTTGGATCTGAGAAACCATTTGTTCCTATCGTAGTTTCTCCTACTGTAATATCTCCCTCTTGCTTTATAGAAGCTCCTTTTGCATAAATTCCCACCGCTTCTTTTCCTAAAGTCATCGTCATGTGACTGTTAACGTTGGTTCCTTTGGAATAAATTCCGTATCCTTTTTCATCTACGGTCATTGCTTGAGAAGCAGAACCTATTGTCATGCTTCCTGTTCCATCTTTATATACCCCTATAGAATCTTTTCCAACTGTGATGTTTCCGGAAGTTGTAACCCCTCCTGTTCCTTTGGAGTAAACACCGATTCCATTGTTATCAGCTACTGTAACAGTTCCATTTTGATCGATGTTTGCATTCTCTCCGGCATAAAGTCCTACAGAGTTATTGGATCCCACTGTGATAGCACCTGTTGAACTTAATGTTTTTCCTGTTCCTTTTATAAGTAACCCGACTCCTTTGTTTCCTACTGTAACGGTTCCAGTGGAAGTCAAATCATTACCATCTACATAAATACCAATTGCATCTTTACTAGCTGTAACGCTCATTTGGTTCGTTACTTTTGCTCCCTTGGAGAAGATTCCATATCCTTTTTCGTCTACTGTTAACGTTTTTCCTGTAGCTGTTTTTACTTCTCCAGTACCATTTTTGTAAATACCGACGGAATTGATTCCAACTGTAATATTTCCTTTTGTTTCAATATCACCATTTCCTTCAGCGAAAATTCCTTTGCTGTCCCCAGAACCTACACTTAAGTCTCCTGTTACTTTTGTAGTAGCGTTGGCAACTTGTAATCCTACTGCGCCATCTGCAGCCACATTTAGAGTTCCGTTTATTTGAGCATTCCCTTGAGCTAAATCTGTATTTTTTAACAATACTCCTACGGCTTTATCAGATACAGTCATATTTCCACTTACTGTTGCTAATGTTTTTTCTCCATAGATACCAACAGAGTTCTTTCCTATTGTAGCATTCCCTGTACTGGTTACTGCTCCATCTTTGGAATAAATGCCAATTGAAGATTTTCCATTGGAATCTCCAACAGTAAGTATTCCAGTATTCGTAACTGCTTTACCAGTTGCACTATATATTCCTGTATTGTTGCTTCCCACAACAGAAACTCCTGTCACTGTTAACCCATTACCAGTTCCTTGTGCTACAACTCCAACTTGTCCAGTTGCATTAGTATCCGTTAATTGAATTGGGTTTGCTATCGTAATCGCATTGGTTATATTTTCAAAAACATATCCTATGGATTTATTTCCTGTAATTTCAGATACTTTAGCAATAGAAGCTACATTACCGCCTTTTGCATACATTCCAATACCTTCGGCGCTTTTCACTTTAATATCGAAATTCGAATCAATGCTTCCTCCATTTTCTACATAGGCTCCTAATCCTTTTGCCCCATCTACTTCAACAGTAGTAGTAGTATCAGCAGTAATTTTTCCACTCTTCGTTCCCAAGGCAATACCCTTTGCTCCTACTTTTAGTGTTCCTCCTCCATTTAATACAATTTCTGAGTCATTTTCATCCGCATAAGCCAAAATAGAGCTCTTATTCGTATCGGATGATTCTAATTTTCCAGTAGATAAAGCAAATGTCAATTTTTTATCTTTTGCGTAGAGTCCTAAAGAGCCTTCTCCAACTATAACATCTGTATTCGAAACAGTTCCATTGACACCTAAAGCGGAAATTCCTATTCCACGACTAGCAATGTCTGTTGTATTTCCTATTGTTATCTTATTTTTATTACTTGATGTTATTGTAAAATCTTGCCCAGCATCAAAAATCAATCCTCTTGCATTGGTTCCTAAAGAAATATTGACATCCTTCACAAATGTTGCTGTAACACTGTCTTTGAAATACATTCCCACTAACTTATCCGCTGTTCCCGTAATGTTTCCACCAATAAAATCTTGGTTTGTATTAACTTTCATGGCTACTATTCCTGTTGCGCTATCTCCAGTTAAGATAATTTCACCATTATTCTTTAAAACAGTATTTCCAAGAGAATTTTCATTGGTCGTATAAATGGCAACTCCCTTAGTTCCTATATTAACTTTTCCTTGATTATCTATATTTGCTCCTACTCCATAGACTCCTGTCATTTGATTTCCGGAAACTGTTTCAATCGTTCCTTCATTTATCACATCTACTTTACGAGGATTTACTGTGTTTTTAGCCACTGCTGCGATTCCTGTTGCCTTATCTCCGTTTAATTTTATATCTCCAGTAGGGCTGGCTAACTTAAGTGTATAGTTTTGAGCAGAAGAATCATAAATACTATGAATACCAATTCCATTCGTTCCTACTTCTACAATAGAGTTAATCGTTGAATCAGCATTTTTAAGGGTTAAGAAACTTCCTGTTCCAGTGATATGTAATCCTGCTCCTGTTGTTAGAGTTCCTCCATCTTGATATATTGCTCTTCCAGAACCAGTGAAATTAATATTTGCAGTTCCTGTTGAACCCAAATCTGCTGTTCCCCCTTTCAAGAAAACAGCTGTTCCATTTGTTCCTATATTAAAAGTAGTATTTTGAGCAACAAATTTTGAATACTTAGGAATAAATGTTCCTATTCCACCTCCAACATCAATCGTTCCTGTATGTTTTACAGTTGAACCTGCTCCCCCATTACTTCCTAAAAATAGACCTATGGTTTCTTTTCCATTTTGTTGAATATCAGTATTAACATCTTTATTATATCCAGCTTTTGTATAGATACCTATTCCATAGTTACTTCCACTACCATTACTAACTATTACTTTAGAACCTGTTTGGAATTCTGCATCACCTTCTGCATATATTCCTATATGAGATTTTCCTGCTGCTGATGTTATTTGGCTTTTAATTTTAGTCGTTCCTGTCGCATATAGAGCAACTGTTTTATCTACACCTAAAGCAACTGTTGGTGCAATATCAAAATCTACAACAGAATCCTTTGCGTATGCTCCAACTGCCGCTGTCTTTGTTAAATTAAGAGTACCTGAATTTAAAATCTTATTAGCACTTGTTCCTTGAAGTGCAAGAGCTATATTTTCAGCAGATATTGTTGCTCCTGACTTATTTGTAAATTTAGCATTCGCTCCATTTATATATGCTCCTATTGCTTTGTATTCAACTCCAGAAATTTCCTTATTTTTTGCAGTTATAGTGCCAGAATTTTCTCCTACTGAACCATTTTCAACATCTATTCCAATAGCTTCACCATCAGCTATAATATTTCCTATATTTTTAACTTTTGCTGTTTTTCCACTAGCAGCCCTTGCCATCATTCCTATAGATGGAGTCCCAGTACCTGTTATGCTATAATCATAGACTCTTATATTTTTTCCAGATTCATTTGTTGCTTCTCCATTTTCTACATATACACCTATAGCATTTTTAATAGAATCTGTTAAAGTAATACTTCCTATATTTTTAAATGTAGAACCTCCAGTTACAAATGCTCCCACATTATTTTCACCATCACCAATCTTGATAGTTTTAGCATTGTTTAGTTTTATTCCACCATCTACATATAGAGCAAGTAAACTACTACCTGAATTTATTGTTAAATCTGTATCATGATTAACTTCATTATTGTTAGTTCCTTTTGTATAATATATTCCAGCTGCCGCTGCTCCTGCTGTTTTATTTTCAAGCTCTAATGTTCCTCCACGTAGATAGCCACCATTTGCCATGTACATACCTGTTCCAGCAGAAGTAACTTCAACTTTATGTTTTCCATCAACAGTAACTTTACCTTTATTTCCATAAAGTCCTATTCCTTGACTTTTTGCTTCAATAGTTCCTGTAGTTCCGGATAATTTTAAATTACCATCAGTAAAGACTCCAACAGAACCTTGTCCATCAGAAGAAATATTTATTCTATTTATTATATTGCCTTTACTAGTATTTTCATTTTTAGCATATACTCCAATTCCACCCTTTGTAACAGTAACTTTAGCACTTGAAGCTGTCATATCTAAAGTATTATCTACAAATGTTGTTTTATCTTTTACAGCTGTATCAAAATACATCCCTATTGTTTTAGCAGTAGCACTTGCTGTTCCACTTGGGTCAACTTTAAATTCATTTTTCAAAGTTGCTGTACTTCCTGTATCTACTCCACCATTGTGACTTCCTTGTGCAAACAAGTATATATTATTTTTAGAATGATCTGAATTAAAGGTATATGGGGAAGTTCTCACATCTTCCCATTTAGCTCCCGCTAAATATACTCCTATATTATTTTTAGCATTTGTATCAGAAAAATCCATAGAGGCTGTTTTATCATTAACAGTGGCTCCATTTGCTCCATATAGACCTATTGATTTTTCTTTACTAAACTTAATATTACCTTCTGAGCTAATATTTCCTGAATTTCCTGTTACAAAAACTCCGACAGAGTTATCACCTTTTAATTCAATTTTTGAACCACCTGTAAAGTTTATACTTCCTTTTCCAAACATCCCTGTTGAGCCTTCGCCCAATTTCATTGTTTTGTTACCACTGTATGCTAAATTTTCTGGTGTACTTCCATTAACAGCTCCATATATACCAACACTATTTTTATATAGTTCAAAATCTGATTGAACAGTTAATGTTCCATTATTCTTTGAATAATATGCAATTACATCATTAATTGTATCTGATCTATCTTTTGTTTTTACTTCTGTTGTAATAGTAGAAGCTGTTTCTCTTGCAACAAGTATACCTACTTTACCTTTAAAATCTCCAGTAGTTGATTGTTTTAAAGTAAGCTGATTACCTGTTAAACTTGAAGAACTTCCTTTTAAGTAGATACCTACTCCACTTTCTCCAGCAAAATCAATGCGTCCTAAGTTATCAGTTGAACTACTTCCAATAGTTGAATTATCCGCATAGATTCCGACTGCTTTCTTTCCTATTTTTATTGTTCCATCTTTAGGAATCACTGTTGATTTATCTGCATAAATACCTATGGCTGTTTTAGCATCAGATTCTTTTACTTCAATATTTCCAGTATTTGTAACTTTATGAGTTGAACTTGTAGTAGTAGTCTTATTATTTTTTACATAAATACCTATGGCATCATTATCAGACATTATAATTTTACCTGAGTTTGTTACAGTAATATCTCCTTCACCAGTTTTTCCAAATTGATTTTTCTGAGCAGTTCCTCCTGATTCGCCATATCCCATAGCTAAAATACCGACTGACTCTTTTCCTCCAGCTTCAATATTTCCTTTATTGTCCACTTTAGAACCATTTACTGCATAAACTCCTACTGCTCCACTATTAGCAGAATTTCCAGAAGCATCTTTTTCTACTTCTATTCCGGATGTAGTATCTATATTTACTAAACCATAGTTAATATATGCTCCTACTGCTCCTGCTCCTCTATCTTTTCTATCTGCAATTATCTTTGATCCACCTCTTAGATTAATTGCTGTATCATTTTCACTTGTAGCATTTTTACTAGAACTCATTTCAAGTCCAACTACTTGTGTGGCATCTAATTTTGTTAAATCACTACTATCAAGAACTGCTTTTATAGTTTTTCCATTAGCTTCCACTTTAGCTCTTTGAATCAAATATCTTCTAAATAAAGCATAAGAAGCCTTTTTATTTAAATCAGTACTTTCTTCATTATTATCATCAGTTGCATCTTTTTTATCTAAATTTTGATCTATTGTTAAGTTTGCCATTCCATCAACAGCTGCTATCTTATATTTATTAAATACTGTTCCTCCATCTTTACCTTTGGCTATTGTAATATTATTAGGAAGTCCTAATCCTCCTATAATATTACTTACATTAACAGTACTTGTAATATCACTGGCAACAAAAGGTATAGCATCATTAGACATCATAACAATTTTTCCATTTGTAAATGAAATATCTCCACTAGTTACAGAATTTACTTTCATCCCAACTGCTTTTCCTCTTAATACTAGTACACTGTTATTTGCAACAATTTTTCCATTATTTTCCGTATATAATGAGTAACCTTCACCAGAATAATCTAATAAAGAAGCTGATAAATCTATCTTAGAGTTAGAATCTTTTGCATATGCTAATGCAGAGCCATCTTCTATCTTCAATTTTGAATTCTTGCTAATAATTTCAGAACCACTTTCAGCATAATATCCAACACTTCCTTCTCCAGCTAAAGTTACAGTACTTGATGGAAGAGAACTGCTATTAATAATAGTCTTTGAATCTGGTATGCTAGGTAATGCAATTGTTGTATTTTTTATTTCAATTTTTCCTCCACTTGTGGCATAACCAATAATAGAGTTTTTACCATTGTGATTTATAGAAAAATCTTTTTCTTGAGTTAACATAGAATTGTTATCTTTTGCATAAAAAAATAAAAAACTTTCTGATGATGTATTTTCAAGAGTAAGATTATTCTTAACATTTAATTTTCCTCCCATTATTGTAGCAAAAAGTACATTATTTTTTGTATTGTTTCCTAATGAGATCGCCCCATTCTTAGTATTATTGTACTCTAATACTGAATCACTTCCATCTGCTAGAAATCCAACATTATTTTCACCTTTTAAAGATAAATTTGTAAAATTATCTGCATCGTTCAATTGGATTTTCGCTTTTCCAACTCTGATTCCAACTGAGTTTGCTGCATCGTCTTCTAAAACAATCTTATATTTATTTATCTTTCTTAAACTGAATCCTGAAGAATGAATTGTAAAATCAAAATTTAGACCAACTGATTGTTCTACTTTACTTACATTAGTTTTAGTATTTCCATAAGTGACATCTTGATTATTTCCACTTAATCCTCCAATTTGTATATTCCATTTGGAATTAAAAAAATTAGAACTTTTTGTTTCATCTGGCTCTGTTCTGATACTTGCCCCAACAGATTCATCTCCCAATATTTGTATAGGATTATTTAGTTGTATATCCGCCCAACTCATCTGTTCTACAGTGGCATCATTGTCAGTGGCAACCCCTAAGCTATGATGTCCATATAATTTCATAGTTCCATCATTT containing:
- a CDS encoding ribbon-helix-helix protein, CopG family, with the protein product MKKNNRGETQAISLRVDVSLLEEVKKIVDTLSISTTEFIRRAIEKEVKETKDDFFYMLLQVDYCSEEESNEIIKELKTLKKEDLEVAERIILPLNDLYMEE
- a CDS encoding recombinase family protein; the protein is MKYGYIRISHKSQSEDRQMEALKLAGVDPINIFIDRESGKNFNRTSWNSLMAKLVIGDTIVIKELDRMGRNNKELKENFELVKNKGCFLEFLENPLLSTKDKSEIEIELIQPLILHLLGYFAEKERDKILTRQREGYAALPVDEKGRKVSKKKNKVVGRPSKIENLSSEDKRYINAWINKAIKISDCKKNTGLSKTTLFRIKKLIKKENDNQKKKEG
- a CDS encoding Fic family protein, whose amino-acid sequence is MKDKYNMTLEENIFVAKRNMVDSIWKSANLEGIAVTYPETEIIIEGMAVQNMYIKDINSVVNLKHAWNFLLENVEYPIDLGYLCKLHQYLGEANVIPFPGVIRISGVNMGGTSWKPEERPDIEEVKENMKKILEIKSPTERAISMFLYLSRQQLFYDGNKRIATLAANQIMIQNGVGLLSIPIEKQKEFKEKLIAYYETNQAEGLKKFLYDFCIDGIHFEKVREKVSSIKNP
- a CDS encoding IS256 family transposase, whose amino-acid sequence is MKEKKEVYKVKPLTEGKKNIIASLIEEYDIKTTQDIQEALKDLLGGTIKSMLEAEMEEHIGYEKYQHSDGTNYRNGTKKKNVRSTYGELQLEVPQDRNSTFDPQIVKKRQKDISEIDQKIINMYARGLTTRQISEQIEDIYGFECSESFISNVTDKILQDIQDWQNRPLDEVYPIIFIDATHFSVREDNRIKKIAAYVVLGISKDGMKEVLSLEIGENESSKYWLGVLNGLKNRGIKDIMVICADGLTGIKEAIAAAFPQTEYQRCVVHQVRNTLKYVSYKEKKEFASYLKSIYLAVTETQAMENLDKVTEKWEEKYPNTMTSWYQNWDVLTPIFKFSLEVRKVIYTTNAIESLNSTYKKLNRQKTVYPSDKALLKVLYLSTMEATKKWNQPLRNWGKVYGEFSIMYEGRFRD
- a CDS encoding Fic family protein, with translation MNTQKQISLELYKKFLDTKRPLEDSIVRKLEAELKTNYIYHSNAIEGNTLTLRETDVILEYGITVKGKSLQEHLEVKGQEYALNFLKEEVNYGTELSIKLIKDFHSLVLSGIDPLNAGVFKKYYNSIGHTTVQTASPFQVEYELNQLIENYNKNTKENLIEKVAKFHADFEKIHPFSDGNGRTGRLIMNFELMKKGYPICIVRNEDRLEYYDSLELAQTKKDYSKIISFVATSLEHTFEFYFKHLSQDWKKELAEFQTIKTPFQKKRDKGIGR